Proteins co-encoded in one Pseudomonadota bacterium genomic window:
- the nrfD gene encoding polysulfide reductase NrfD codes for MLEKALHGARRYWGWIALLLLIVIAGFISYLVQLREGLGITGMSRDVSWGLYIANFTFLVGVAASAVMVVLPYYLHNYKQFGKITVLGEFLAVSAVIMSIMFIFVDLGQPSRVFNVIFYPSPSSLLFWDMIVLTVYLILNLLIGWYTLDAEHKEEPVPAWVKPLIILSIPWAISIHTVTAFIYSGLGARAFWLTALLAPRFLASAFASGPALLIIICIIIKKVTRFDPGKEAIQKVAQIVTYAMLINVFFLMVEFFTVYYSKIPEHIAHSDYLLFGLEGHMTLVPYMWVSIILMFISLILLINPGTRKNENILVTACLMVFLSIWIDKGLNLLIPGFTPSPLNEIFKYRPTLPEVLITLGIYAIGFLILTILFKIAIEMKLLAKKQDS; via the coding sequence ATGCTTGAGAAGGCCCTTCATGGTGCTCGAAGATACTGGGGATGGATAGCCCTGCTACTCCTTATAGTTATTGCCGGTTTTATCTCCTACCTTGTACAATTGCGGGAAGGTCTGGGTATTACAGGTATGAGCAGAGATGTATCATGGGGTCTCTACATTGCAAATTTTACCTTCCTTGTAGGGGTTGCAGCATCTGCAGTCATGGTAGTCCTCCCATACTATCTTCATAATTACAAACAGTTTGGCAAAATCACGGTTCTGGGCGAATTCTTAGCCGTCTCAGCCGTGATAATGTCCATTATGTTTATATTTGTAGACCTCGGTCAGCCATCACGGGTCTTCAATGTTATTTTCTATCCATCACCCAGTTCGCTTTTGTTCTGGGATATGATTGTTTTAACCGTTTATCTCATTCTTAACCTGCTTATCGGATGGTATACACTTGACGCTGAACACAAGGAAGAACCAGTCCCTGCATGGGTTAAACCTTTGATAATTCTGTCCATTCCCTGGGCTATAAGTATACATACAGTAACAGCCTTCATATATTCAGGCCTTGGTGCAAGAGCATTCTGGCTCACCGCCCTTCTCGCACCCCGTTTCCTTGCCTCAGCATTTGCTTCAGGCCCGGCACTCCTCATAATCATATGTATTATTATAAAAAAGGTCACCAGGTTCGACCCTGGAAAAGAAGCCATTCAAAAAGTGGCACAGATAGTAACCTATGCAATGCTAATAAATGTTTTTTTCTTGATGGTTGAATTTTTCACTGTCTATTACAGCAAGATCCCTGAACATATTGCTCATTCTGATTACCTCCTGTTCGGTCTGGAGGGACACATGACGCTTGTTCCATACATGTGGGTTTCAATTATATTGATGTTCATCTCTCTGATTCTTTTAATCAATCCAGGCACACGAAAAAATGAAAATATTCTCGTAACGGCGTGCTTGATGGTATTTTTATCCATATGGATTGACAAGGGGCTCAACCTACTAATTCCAGGATTTACTCCATCACCATTAAATGAGATTTTTAAATACCGGCCCACCTTACCAGAAGTTCTCATTACACTTGGCATATACGCAATAGGATTCTTAATCCTGACAATCCTCTTCAAAATAGCCATTGAAATGAAGCTCCTGGCAAAAAAGCAGGATTCTTAA
- the dsrJ gene encoding sulfate reduction electron transfer complex DsrMKJOP subunit DsrJ, translating to MHDTVKVITGITIFLILILFPLWYNGLTGKAAYVPELKVPVTEKQCVESTPYMKTRHMELLDKWKEVAVRQGVRTYVAKDGKIHTIGLTGTCIKCHSDKEGFCDKCHNYAGVKPHCWDCHNYPRVTAK from the coding sequence ATGCATGATACTGTCAAAGTAATAACAGGTATTACAATCTTCCTCATCTTGATACTGTTCCCTCTCTGGTATAACGGGCTTACAGGAAAGGCGGCATACGTACCGGAATTAAAAGTCCCTGTCACAGAAAAACAGTGTGTGGAATCTACACCTTACATGAAAACACGCCATATGGAACTGCTTGATAAATGGAAAGAAGTAGCTGTAAGGCAGGGTGTCAGAACGTATGTGGCGAAAGATGGGAAGATCCATACGATAGGCCTTACAGGAACGTGCATAAAGTGTCACTCTGATAAAGAGGGGTTTTGCGATAAGTGCCACAACTATGCAGGGGTAAAACCCCATTGCTGGGACTGCCATAACTATCCGAGGGTAACCGCTAAATGA
- a CDS encoding 4Fe-4S dicluster domain-containing protein: MSMDRRKFLKITGLSLAGLTIQPAFRLFSKPEQKRWAMVINLNACSKKDGCRDCIDACHRLHNVPDLANPKDEVKWIWNAPFERVFGGQGYTTLNEVLKNRSVLVLCNHCENPPCVKVCPTKATWKREDGIVMMDYHRCIGCRYCMAACPYGARSFNWKDPRPSINEINMDFPTRMKGVVEKCNFCEERLAKNLLPACVEACKEKGLIFGDLNATDSDVRKILKSKFSILRKPHLGTEPKVYYIL, translated from the coding sequence GTGAGCATGGACAGGAGAAAATTTCTTAAGATTACCGGACTCTCACTGGCAGGATTGACGATCCAGCCTGCATTCCGTCTCTTTTCAAAACCGGAACAAAAAAGATGGGCTATGGTCATAAACCTCAATGCCTGTTCAAAAAAGGATGGGTGCAGGGATTGTATTGATGCATGCCACCGCCTCCATAATGTCCCTGATTTGGCAAATCCGAAGGATGAGGTCAAGTGGATATGGAACGCCCCATTTGAGAGGGTATTTGGTGGGCAGGGATATACTACCCTCAACGAGGTATTAAAGAATAGAAGTGTCCTTGTATTATGCAATCACTGTGAAAACCCGCCCTGTGTAAAAGTATGTCCCACAAAGGCTACATGGAAAAGGGAAGACGGTATAGTAATGATGGATTACCACAGGTGTATCGGGTGCAGGTACTGTATGGCGGCGTGTCCTTATGGAGCCAGGAGTTTCAACTGGAAGGACCCGAGGCCATCTATTAATGAAATCAATATGGATTTTCCCACCCGGATGAAAGGCGTTGTGGAGAAGTGCAATTTCTGCGAAGAGAGACTCGCTAAAAATCTTCTGCCTGCATGCGTTGAAGCATGTAAAGAGAAAGGGCTCATTTTTGGCGACCTCAATGCAACAGATTCAGATGTGAGAAAAATCCTGAAATCTAAATTCAGCATATTGCGAAAGCCGCATTTGGGAACTGAACCGAAAGTCTACTATATCTTGTGA